From the Hevea brasiliensis isolate MT/VB/25A 57/8 chromosome 15, ASM3005281v1, whole genome shotgun sequence genome, one window contains:
- the LOC110669893 gene encoding protein disulfide isomerase pTAC5, chloroplastic has product MSFSSFPLPLNPPVSLHHPKLHAFSPLPFSKSSFSLSFSISHVCFSSSFPSPSSSSSDSEDSLWLREEQRWLREEQRWLREEQRWLRERESLLSEIQSLKLQIQALEKRISLQEGDLVPETMANVRAFLQVLTENNRIADTASSPSAIVFKEKVEDVKEVISVEEKVEIKLNTLRKGSEGEEVREMQEALLKLGFYSGEEDMEYSSFSSGTERAVKTWQATLGAPEDGIMTAELLERLYMEQQIKVAGSNISIDEKGSTLTVSQKKGPNGAAVVSVTEISETQQKVVKEEGATEVEVSQQRVFLLGENRWEEPSRLVGKDKKVGVIKTKDALTKCLSCRGEGRLLCTECDGTGEPNIEPQFLEWVDEGAKCPYCEGLGYTICDVCEGKTVT; this is encoded by the exons atgtctttttcttcttttcctctcCCTCTTAATCCTCCCGTTTCCCTCCACCATCCCAAACTCCACGCTTTTTCTCCACTCCCATTCTCCAAGTCCTCCTTCTCACTTTCTTTCTCCATATCTCACGTCTgcttttcttcctctttcccctccccttcttcttcttcttccgacAGCGAAGACTCACTATGGCTCCGTGAGGAACAACGCTGGCTTCGCGAGGAGCAGCGATGGCTCCGGGAAGAGCAGCGGTGGCTTCGCGAGCGTGAGTCACTCCTTAGCGAGATTCAATCCTTAAAGCTTCAAATTCAAGCACTGGAGAAACGAATTTCACTTCAGGAAGGGGACTTAGTACCAGAGACAATGGCGAATGTTAGGGCCTTCTTGCAGGTTTTGACAGAGAACAATCGGATTGCAGATACTGCGTCGAGCCCGAGCGCCATTGTGTTTAAGGAGAAGGTGGAGGATGTGAAGGAAGTGATCAGTGTTGAAGAGAAAGTGGAGATAAAGCTGAATACGTTGAGGAAAGGAAGTGAAGGAGAGGAGGTGCGAGAGATGCAG GAAGCATTACTAAAATTAGGATTTTACTCAGGCGAGGAAGACATGGAATATTCCAGCTTTTCAAGTGGTACTGAGCGTGCAGTGAAGACTTGGCAG GCAACATTAGGTGCCCCAGAAGATGGGATAATGACTGCGGAACTTCTGGAGAGGTTATATATGGAGCAACAGATTAAGGTTGCTGGGTCAAACATCAGCATAGATGAGAAAGGGAGCACTTTAACTGTTTCACAGAAG AAAGGTCCCAATGGAGCTGCAGTTGTTTCTGTAACAGAAATATCAGAAACACAGCAGAAAGTTGTGAAAGAAGAAGGTGCAACAGAAGTTGAGGTATCTCAACAGCGAGTATTTCTTCTAGGGGAGAATCGGTGGGAGGAACCCTCTAGACTTGTTGGCAAAGACAAAAAAGTTGGAGTAATCAAAACCAAGGATGCCCTTACAAAGTGCCTTTCTTGTCGTGGGGAGGGCCGTCTATTATGCACAG AATGTGATGGGACAGGCGAACCAAATATTGAACCCCAG TTCTTGGAATGGGTGGATGAGGGAGCAAAGTGTCCATACTGTGAAGGCCTTGGATACACAATTTGTGATGTGTGTGAAGGGAAAACAGTGACATAG
- the LOC131169202 gene encoding beta-glucosidase 18-like: MKKACFVLVLFLSSIALMIDRCSCLDRSQFPPSFLFGTATSSYQIEGAYLEGNKGLSNWDVFTHVSGKIADGSNGDVADDHYHLFLDDIELMHSLGVNSYRFSISWVRILPKGRFGDINFEGLAFYNKLIDALLLKGIEPVVTLHHFDVPQELEDRYGAWLSSQIQDDFGYFADICFEAFGDRVKNWITLNEANMVAQYGYYSGIWPPNRCSYPAGKCKAGNSELEPYIAAHNMILAHATATEIYRKKYQEKQGGKIGIVLHIYWYEPLRDIPADRVAAQRALGFIAAWFMDPIMFGEYPPEMQQIVGLRLPTFSAEDRRKLANKLDFIGINHYSTLYARDCLLTPCNYHDDLLKDTFTYGTGEKDGVLIGEPTAMPTFYVVPDSMEKTIMYFKDRYNNTPMYITENGYAQPSSKNIEDMLNDMNRLEYMQGYLTSLVSAIRNGADVRGYFHWSLIDNFEWTYGYTISFGLYHVDRRTMQRTPKRSAKWFQHFLKNESSFFHAQE; the protein is encoded by the exons ATGAAGAAAGCCTGTTTTGTGTTAGTTCTCTTCCTATCATCAATAGCGTTGATGATAGATAGGTGTTCATGTTTGGACCGTAGCCAATTCCCTCCTTCTTTTCTCTTTGGTACTGCAACCTCTTCTTATCAG ATTGAAGGAGCATACTTGGAAGGCAATAAAGGCCTCAGCAATTGGGATGTATTTACCCACGTATCTG GAAAAATTGCTGATGGAAGCAATGGGGATGTAGCCGATGATCACTATCATCTATTTTTG GATGACATAGAGTTGATGCATTCCCTTGGAGTGAATTCATATAGATTCTCGATTTCATGGGTTAGAATCCTTCCAA AGGGTAGATTTGGAGATATCAATTTTGAAGGACTTGCATTTTACAACAAGCTTATTGATGCTCTTTTGCTCAAAG GAATAGAGCCGGTGGTTACCTTGCATCATTTTGATGTTCCTCAAGAACTAGAAGATCGATATGGTGCTTGGTTAAGTTCTCAAATACA GGATGATTTCGGCTACTTCGCAGATATCTGCTTTGAGGCTTTTGGGGACAGAGTCAAAAATTGGATTACACTCAATGAAGCTAACATGGTGGCCCAATATGGCTACTACAGTGGAATATGGCCACCAAATCGATGCTCTTACCCTGCTGGCAAATGCAAAGCTGGCAACTCTGAGTTAGAACCCTACATTGCTGCTCATAACATGATATTGGCGCATGCCACAGCAACTGAAATTTACCGCAAGAAGTATCAG GAAAAACAGGGAGGAAAAATTGGCATTGTATTACATATCTATTGGTATGAGCCATTGAGAGACATTCCCGCTGATCGTGTCGCAGCTCAACGAGCTTTAGGTTTCATTGCTGCATG GTTTATGGATCCCATTATGTTTGGAGAGTATCCACCAGAGATGCAGCAGATAGTAGGTCTAAGGCTACCAACATTTTCAGCGGAGGACAGGAGGAAACTGGCGAATAAATTAGATTTCATTGGAATCAACCATTATAGTACTCTCTATGCAAGAGATTGCTTGTTGACACCATGCAATTATCATGATGATTTACTTAAAGATACCTTTACTTATGGAACTGGAGAGAAAGACGGAGTTCTTATAGGAGAGCCG ACGGCAATGCCTACCTTCTATGTTGTTCCAGATAGCATGGAGAAgacgatcatgtacttcaaagatAGATACAACAACACACCTATGTACATAACAGAAAACG GATATGCACAGCCTAGCAGCAAAAACATTGAggatatgcttaatgacatgaacAGGTTGGAGTACATGCAGGGCTACCTCACTTCTTTGGTCTCGGCAATTAG GAATGGAGCAGATGTGAGAGGCTACTTCCATTGGTCTCTGATAGACAATTTTGAGTGGACATATGGTTATACAATAAGTTTCGGGTTGTATCATGTAGACCGCAGAACAATGCAGAGAACACCAAAAAGATCAGCCAAGTGGTTCCAACATTTCCTGAAAAATGAATCTAGTTTCTTTCATGCCCAAGAATAG
- the LOC110669892 gene encoding glutathione reductase, cytosolic: protein MARKMLIDGELNQSNEQESHYDFDLFVIGAGSGGVRASRFSANYGAKVGICELPFHPISSDVDGGVGGTCVLRGCVPKKILVYGAYFGGDIEDARNFGWEINEKVDFNWKKLLQKKTDEITRLNGIYKRLLSNAGVKLFEGEGKVVGPNEVEVTQLDGTKLSYSAKHILIATGSRAQRPGISGQELAITSDEALSLEDVPKRAVVLGGGYIAVEFASIWRGMGATVDLVFRKELPLRGFDDEMRAVVARNLEGRGINLHPRTNLTQLIKTEDGIKVSTDHGEEFLADVVLFATGRTPNTKRLNLEAVGVELDSTGAIKVDEYSRTNIPSIWAVGDVTNRMNLTPVALMEGTCFAKTVFGGQPCKPDYSDVPCAVFSIPPLSVVGLSEEQAIKQAKSDILVFTSSFNPMKNTISGRQEKTVMKLVVDAENDKVLGASMCGPDAPEIIQGIAVALKCGATKAQFDSTVGIHPSAAEEFVTMRSVTRRVTARSKPNTNI, encoded by the exons ATGGCGAGGAAGATGCTAATTGATGGAGAGCTGAACCAGTCTAATGAACAAGAGTCACACTATGATTTTGACTTGTTTGTCATTGGAGCTGGAAGTGGCGGTGTTCGTGCTTCTAGATTCTCAGCTAACTATGGGGCTAAG GTTGGGATTTGCGAGCTTCCATTTCATCCAATTAGCTCAGATGTAGATGGAGGAGTTGGTGGAAC ATGTGTTCTTCGTGGTTGTGTGCCCAAGAAGATTTTGGTGTATGGAGCCTATTTTGGAGGTGATATTGAG GATGCCAGGAATTTTGGATGGGAAATAAATGAAAAGGTGGACTTCAACTGGAAAAAGCTGTTGCAGAAGAAG ACAGATGAAATAACAAGGTTAAATGGAATCTACAAGCGATTACTGTCTAATGCTGGGGTTAAACTGTTTGAAGGAGAGGGCAAGGTTGTTGGGCCTAATGAAGTTGAGGTTACACAACTTGATGGGACTAAATTGAGCTACTCGGCAAAGCACATACTGATTGCAACTGGAAGTAGAGCTCAACGTCCTGGTATTTCTGGGCAG GAGTTGGCTATAACCTCCGACGAGGCATTGAGTCTGGAAGATGTGCCCAAGCGTGCTGTGGTGCTTGGTGGAGG GTACATTGCTGTTGAGTTTGCTTCAATATGGCGTGGTATGGGTGCCACTGTGGACCTAGTTTTCAGAAAGGAACTTCCGTTAAG aggttttgatgatgaaatgaggGCGGTGGTTGCAAGAAATCTGGAAGGCAGGGGAATAAATTTGCACCCTAGGACAAATTTGACACAG TTGATTAAAACTGAGGATGGCATAAAAGTTTCCACAGATCATGGAGAAGAATTCTTGGCAGATGTTGTACTCTTTGCTACTG GTCGGACACCCAATACAAAGAGGTTAAATTTGGAGGCCGTAGGTGTGGAGCTTGATAGTACAGGAGCTATTAAG GTTGATGAGTACTCACGCACCAATATTCCTAGCATATGGGCTGTTGGTGATGTCACAAACCGAATGAATCTTACCCCTGTGGCCTTAATGGAGGGAACATGCTTTGCA AAAACTGTTTTTGGtgggcaaccttgcaaaccagaCTACAGTGATGTACCATGTGCCGTATTTAG CATACCACCACTTTCTGTAGTAGGCCTCAGTGAAGAGCAGGCAATAAAGCAAGCAAAAAGTGATATATTGGTTTTCACTTCTTCCTTCAATCCTATGAAGAATACTATCTCTGG ACGGCAAGAGAAGACAGTGATGAAGCTTGTTGTTGATGCTGAGAATGATAAAGTTCTTGGAGCTTCCATGTGTGGGCCAGATGCTCCTGAAATTATACAG GGAATTGCTGTTGCACTGAAATGTGGAGCGACAAAGGCCCAATTTGACAGCACG GTTGGAATACATCCGTCCGCAGCTGAGGAATTTGTGACAATGCGCTCAGTGACCAGGCGTGTTACTGCAAGAAGCAAACCAAATACAAATATATAA